Proteins from one Pseudomonas bijieensis genomic window:
- a CDS encoding pyridoxamine 5'-phosphate oxidase family protein has translation MDEALQAKNSPWHEGELALQRSVGAVDMMASVGQRQLARTWMPDQHREFYTQLPFVVLGAVDRQGDVWATLRAGQPGFMNSPDPQTLHINLEPEPSDPAQEGMGEGDAIGMLGIELHTRRRNRMNGVVRRQLEPGLEISVSQAYGNCPRYINLRQYHFVDAQAVAPVQLSVSDPQVRRLVTAADSFYIATYVVRDGERQVDASHRGGKPGFVRMDEDGSLTIPDFSGNLFFNTLGNILLNPRAGLVFVDFQTGDLLQMSGSAQVLLDDPQISAFQGAERLLRFTPQRIVYRPAAIALRWKDQDEGESPNSMMTGSWEQATERLQAEALRSRWRALRVARVVDESPSIRSFYLQASDGLGLARFDAGQHLPVRILLEGQTMPAIRTYSVSSAPSDDFLRISVKRDGSVSSHLHERVQALHEIEARAPQGHFTVQATERRPLVLLAAGVGITPLLSMLREVVYQGLRISRMRPVWLVQSARTVADLAFRDEIDELAARAGDKLQVLRMVSQPPTEAGDAAGYDLAGRIDVELLKKLLPLNDYDFYLCGPGSFTQALYDGLRKLRIPDDRIHAETFGPSTLVRDIEVTVPAPQQVPAASEAVKVLFASSGKEARWEPGSGTLLELAEARGLNPEFSCRGGSCGTCKTRLSRGQVHYLSMPAEPVGEGEVLICCAVPAQGSEPLVLEA, from the coding sequence ATGGACGAAGCCTTGCAAGCAAAAAACTCGCCCTGGCATGAAGGAGAGCTGGCGTTGCAGCGCTCCGTCGGAGCAGTCGACATGATGGCCAGTGTCGGTCAGCGGCAACTGGCGCGCACCTGGATGCCGGACCAGCATCGCGAGTTCTACACCCAACTGCCTTTCGTAGTGCTGGGGGCCGTAGACCGGCAAGGCGATGTGTGGGCGACCCTGCGCGCGGGGCAACCGGGCTTCATGAACTCGCCCGATCCGCAGACCCTTCACATCAACCTCGAGCCTGAGCCGAGCGACCCGGCCCAGGAGGGCATGGGCGAAGGGGATGCCATCGGGATGCTGGGCATCGAGTTACACACCCGCCGCCGCAACCGCATGAACGGTGTCGTGCGTCGTCAGCTCGAGCCAGGGCTCGAAATTTCAGTGAGCCAGGCGTATGGCAACTGCCCTCGCTACATCAACCTGCGCCAATACCATTTTGTCGACGCACAGGCCGTCGCGCCGGTTCAATTGTCTGTGTCAGACCCGCAAGTCCGGCGCCTGGTGACGGCAGCCGATTCGTTCTATATCGCCACCTATGTGGTGCGCGATGGCGAGCGGCAGGTCGATGCTTCTCATCGTGGCGGCAAGCCGGGGTTCGTGCGCATGGATGAGGACGGGTCGCTGACCATCCCGGACTTTTCCGGCAACCTGTTTTTCAACACACTGGGCAACATCCTGCTCAACCCACGGGCCGGGCTGGTGTTCGTCGATTTCCAGACGGGCGATCTGCTGCAAATGAGCGGCTCGGCGCAAGTCCTGCTGGATGACCCACAGATCAGCGCGTTCCAGGGCGCCGAGCGGCTGTTGCGCTTTACGCCGCAACGCATCGTTTATCGCCCGGCGGCCATTGCGCTGCGCTGGAAGGATCAGGACGAGGGCGAGTCGCCCAATTCAATGATGACCGGCAGCTGGGAGCAGGCCACCGAGCGCTTGCAGGCTGAGGCACTGCGTAGCCGCTGGCGTGCGTTGCGGGTTGCGCGGGTGGTCGATGAAAGCCCCAGCATTCGCTCGTTCTATCTGCAAGCGAGCGATGGCTTGGGTTTGGCCCGGTTCGACGCCGGGCAACATTTGCCGGTGCGGATCTTGCTGGAGGGCCAGACCATGCCAGCGATCCGGACCTATAGCGTATCCAGCGCGCCGTCGGATGATTTCTTGCGCATCAGCGTCAAGCGCGATGGCTCGGTATCGTCCCACCTGCATGAGCGGGTGCAGGCGCTGCACGAGATCGAAGCGCGGGCGCCCCAAGGCCATTTCACCGTCCAGGCCACCGAGCGGCGTCCGTTGGTATTGCTGGCAGCGGGGGTGGGCATCACGCCGCTGTTGTCGATGTTGCGCGAGGTGGTTTACCAGGGGCTGCGCATCAGCCGCATGCGCCCGGTCTGGCTGGTGCAAAGCGCCCGTACGGTGGCCGACCTGGCGTTTCGTGACGAAATCGACGAACTGGCCGCCCGCGCCGGCGACAAGTTGCAGGTTTTGCGCATGGTCAGCCAGCCACCCACTGAGGCCGGCGACGCCGCTGGCTACGACCTGGCCGGCAGGATCGATGTGGAACTGCTCAAGAAACTGCTGCCGCTCAATGACTACGACTTCTATCTGTGCGGGCCGGGCAGCTTTACCCAGGCGCTGTACGACGGGCTGCGCAAACTGCGCATTCCTGACGATCGCATTCACGCGGAAACCTTCGGTCCCTCCACGCTTGTACGGGATATCGAAGTCACTGTCCCGGCGCCACAGCAGGTGCCGGCCGCGAGCGAAGCGGTGAAGGTCTTGTTCGCCAGCTCCGGCAAGGAAGCGCGTTGGGAACCCGGCAGTGGGACGTTGCTCGAACTGGCCGAAGCGCGCGGTTTGAACCCGGAATTCAGTTGCCGGGGCGGTTCCTGTGGCACCTGCAAAACCCGCTTGAGCCGCGGCCAGGTGCATTACTTGAGCATGCCGGCCGAACCGGTTGGCGAAGGTGAAGTGCTGATCTGTTGCGCGGTGCCGGCCCAAGGGAGCGAGCCGTTGGTGCTTGAGGCCTAG
- a CDS encoding glutathione S-transferase family protein, which yields MSEKAIKLYRHPLSGHAHRVELMLSLLGLPTELIFVDLMKGEHKTPEFLAINSFGQVPVIDDNGTVLADSNAILVYLAAKYGKGQWLPADPLAQARVQRWLSVAAGQINQGPANARLITVFGAGYDAEDAIKRSHALLQVMERELGQSRFLAGEQATIADVAAYTYVSHAPEGNVALTEYPNVRAWLGSIEALPNFVGMQRTAKGLQQA from the coding sequence ATGTCTGAGAAAGCGATCAAACTTTATCGCCATCCGTTGTCGGGTCACGCCCATCGTGTCGAACTGATGCTCTCGCTGCTTGGCCTGCCGACCGAGCTGATATTCGTGGACTTGATGAAAGGCGAGCACAAGACCCCGGAGTTCCTCGCCATCAACAGTTTTGGCCAGGTGCCGGTGATCGATGACAACGGCACCGTCCTGGCTGACTCGAACGCGATCCTGGTCTACCTCGCGGCCAAGTACGGCAAGGGGCAATGGCTGCCCGCCGATCCGCTGGCCCAGGCGCGGGTGCAGCGCTGGCTTTCGGTGGCGGCGGGGCAGATCAACCAGGGGCCGGCCAACGCCCGCCTGATCACCGTGTTCGGCGCCGGTTATGACGCCGAAGACGCGATCAAGCGTTCCCACGCCCTGTTGCAAGTGATGGAACGGGAGTTGGGGCAAAGCCGGTTCCTGGCCGGTGAGCAAGCGACCATCGCCGACGTTGCCGCGTACACCTATGTATCCCACGCGCCGGAAGGCAACGTCGCGCTGACCGAATACCCGAACGTCCGGGCCTGGTTGGGCAGCATCGAAGCCTTGCCGAACTTCGTCGGCATGCAGCGTACCGCCAAGGGCTTGCAGCAAGCCTGA
- a CDS encoding LysR family transcriptional regulator: MDRFQEMQIFMAVAEEEGFAAAARRLRISPPSVTRAIAAMEERIGTQLLSRTTRNVHLTEAGQRYLEDCRRILSELEEAEEAAAGSYSIPCGYLTVTAPVLFGELYIAPLLTDYLDQFPSVHLNALLVDRVVNIADEGIDVAIRIGHLQENSQHAIKVGEVRQVICGAPAYFQRHGRPTHPGELSKANIVMSSASHLLSHWQFMDETNSLSLRFDPRLVVTANQAAINIACQGWGVTRVLSYQVARQVADGELEVVLKAFEPPALPIHVVYQKSNRVPAKVRTFVDFLSDRLGGDVTLKPVERGLA; the protein is encoded by the coding sequence ATGGATCGCTTTCAGGAAATGCAGATTTTCATGGCGGTTGCCGAGGAGGAGGGGTTCGCCGCTGCTGCCCGTCGACTGCGCATTTCGCCTCCGAGCGTGACGCGCGCCATTGCGGCGATGGAGGAGCGGATCGGCACCCAGCTGTTGTCTCGCACCACCCGCAATGTGCACCTGACCGAAGCGGGGCAACGCTATCTGGAAGATTGCCGGCGGATCCTCAGTGAACTCGAGGAAGCCGAGGAGGCCGCTGCCGGTAGCTACTCGATCCCCTGCGGGTATTTGACGGTCACCGCTCCGGTGCTGTTTGGCGAGTTGTACATTGCACCCTTGCTGACGGATTACCTGGATCAGTTTCCTTCGGTACACCTCAACGCCTTGTTGGTCGACCGCGTGGTGAATATCGCCGACGAAGGCATCGACGTGGCGATACGCATCGGCCATTTGCAGGAAAACAGCCAGCACGCCATCAAGGTGGGAGAAGTGCGCCAGGTGATTTGTGGCGCCCCGGCTTACTTTCAGCGACATGGACGGCCAACGCATCCTGGCGAGTTGAGCAAGGCCAATATCGTGATGTCTTCGGCCAGTCATCTGCTGAGCCACTGGCAGTTCATGGACGAGACCAACTCGCTGAGCTTGCGCTTCGATCCACGCCTGGTGGTGACTGCGAATCAGGCGGCGATCAATATCGCCTGCCAGGGCTGGGGCGTTACCCGAGTATTGTCCTATCAGGTGGCCCGACAGGTCGCCGATGGTGAACTGGAAGTAGTGCTCAAGGCGTTCGAGCCGCCGGCGTTGCCGATTCACGTGGTGTATCAGAAGAGCAATCGAGTGCCGGCCAAGGTGCGCACGTTCGTGGACTTTCTCAGCGATCGATTGGGCGGCGACGTGACGCTCAAGCCTGTCGAAAGAGGCCTCGCCTGA
- a CDS encoding LysR family transcriptional regulator, with protein MARHHEMLMFHALSQCPSLASAALRLNVSGPTVMRAVARLEARLGVQLLSRSTRGVVLTEAGVGFMADCSRILKAIDEAEVSAKGWHVQAQGNLTVLLPLLFSRYIMAPMLAGYMDQYPDIKVFAHYHDRFPNMHEEGMDVAVLVGHLPSCSLIARPVGSVRSLVCASPGYLALHGEPVVPQDLHHHRLIATQANQDWVQWPFQQEGEANSLKARTRLNCATLQAAIDAAAHGAGLMRCLSYPLYDYLSSGRLRRVLQPYEPPSIPVHVVYRERRKAPMRVRSFVDYIVEHLREHPALRADAC; from the coding sequence ATGGCGCGTCACCACGAAATGCTGATGTTCCACGCACTGTCGCAATGCCCCAGTCTCGCCTCGGCAGCCCTGCGCCTCAACGTATCCGGACCGACCGTGATGCGCGCCGTCGCTCGGCTGGAGGCGCGACTGGGCGTGCAATTACTGTCGCGAAGCACGCGCGGGGTGGTGCTGACAGAGGCCGGGGTCGGCTTCATGGCCGATTGTTCACGTATCCTCAAGGCCATCGACGAGGCCGAGGTGTCTGCCAAGGGCTGGCATGTCCAGGCGCAGGGCAACCTGACGGTCCTGCTGCCCCTGCTGTTCAGCCGCTATATCATGGCCCCGATGCTGGCGGGCTATATGGACCAGTACCCTGATATCAAGGTATTTGCCCACTACCACGATCGTTTTCCGAACATGCATGAGGAAGGGATGGATGTGGCGGTGCTGGTGGGGCATCTACCCAGTTGTTCATTGATAGCACGACCTGTCGGTAGCGTTCGCTCGCTTGTCTGCGCCAGTCCTGGCTACCTGGCGCTGCATGGTGAACCGGTTGTCCCGCAGGACCTGCACCACCATCGACTGATCGCCACGCAGGCCAACCAGGATTGGGTTCAGTGGCCCTTCCAGCAAGAGGGCGAGGCCAACTCCCTCAAGGCACGCACACGACTCAACTGCGCCACGCTACAGGCGGCTATCGACGCCGCTGCTCATGGTGCCGGGTTGATGCGCTGTTTGAGCTATCCGTTGTACGACTATCTGAGCAGTGGGCGCTTGCGCCGGGTCTTGCAGCCCTATGAGCCGCCCTCGATACCGGTTCATGTGGTCTACCGGGAAAGACGCAAGGCGCCGATGCGCGTGCGCAGTTTCGTGGACTACATCGTCGAGCACCTGCGCGAGCACCCAGCCCTGCGCGCTGATGCTTGTTGA
- a CDS encoding AraC family transcriptional regulator, translated as MNAIDKLISLANVRGSLDLRCQFQGDWALDHGQQALGTVPYHIVLAGECRVEFADGQRLPMRAGDILLLPRGAPHVMHSPGKTVTPTSPRVVTGGTLPIHRIGGASAELDMLCGGFHFNRASLLFGALPEYLVIPSGALPANGPLPALVEILRGEADENKPGARFLLDVLSQALFTLILRAHLASHGQDSGSLALLGDKRLGRAWQAMLADPAYEWTIQGLAEIASMSRASFMRAFIKVAGVSPWVLLTQVRMELAFSLLSHSHLGLSDIAVQVGYQSQAAFSKKFKETYGEAPGRLRRGIH; from the coding sequence ATGAATGCGATCGATAAACTCATCAGCCTGGCCAACGTTCGCGGCAGCCTGGACCTGCGCTGTCAATTCCAGGGCGACTGGGCCCTGGATCACGGGCAACAAGCCCTGGGCACGGTGCCCTATCACATCGTCCTGGCCGGCGAATGTCGCGTCGAGTTTGCCGACGGGCAGCGCTTGCCCATGCGCGCCGGTGACATCCTGTTGTTGCCGCGCGGCGCCCCACACGTCATGCACAGCCCCGGGAAAACGGTGACGCCGACCTCGCCCCGGGTCGTGACCGGGGGCACTTTGCCGATTCATCGCATTGGCGGTGCCAGCGCGGAGCTGGATATGCTTTGCGGTGGTTTTCACTTCAACCGGGCTTCGTTGCTGTTCGGCGCCTTGCCCGAGTACCTGGTGATTCCCAGCGGCGCATTACCGGCCAATGGACCATTGCCGGCATTGGTGGAGATCCTTCGCGGGGAAGCGGATGAAAATAAACCCGGCGCGCGCTTCTTGCTCGACGTCCTGTCCCAGGCCCTGTTCACCCTGATCCTGCGTGCGCACCTGGCCAGCCACGGGCAGGACAGCGGCTCACTGGCCCTGCTGGGCGATAAACGTCTGGGCCGAGCCTGGCAAGCGATGCTGGCGGACCCTGCGTACGAGTGGACCATTCAAGGCCTGGCGGAGATCGCGAGCATGTCCCGGGCCAGCTTCATGCGCGCGTTCATCAAGGTGGCCGGCGTCTCGCCGTGGGTGCTGTTGACGCAAGTACGAATGGAGTTGGCCTTCAGCCTGCTCAGCCATTCACATCTGGGCTTGAGTGATATCGCGGTACAGGTTGGCTACCAATCCCAGGCCGCGTTCAGCAAGAAATTCAAGGAAACCTACGGTGAGGCCCCAGGACGCTTACGCCGTGGGATCCACTGA
- a CDS encoding carboxymuconolactone decarboxylase family protein, which yields MFNNWSELLPTIQKAFGALGRSNPKMVKAYMALGEAASENNVLDAKTRELISIAIAVTTRCDGCIAAHTDAAIKAGASREEVAAALATAISLNAGAAYIYSLRSLEAYDTLKKPA from the coding sequence ATGTTCAATAACTGGTCCGAATTGTTGCCCACCATCCAGAAAGCCTTTGGCGCGCTGGGTCGCAGCAACCCGAAAATGGTCAAGGCCTATATGGCGCTAGGGGAGGCCGCCAGCGAAAACAATGTGCTCGATGCCAAGACCCGCGAGCTGATCTCGATCGCCATCGCCGTGACCACCCGCTGCGACGGCTGTATCGCCGCCCACACGGATGCGGCGATCAAGGCCGGCGCGAGCCGTGAGGAAGTCGCAGCGGCCCTGGCAACGGCGATCTCGTTGAACGCGGGTGCTGCCTACATCTACTCGCTGCGGTCGCTTGAAGCCTATGACACGCTGAAAAAGCCGGCGTGA
- the cynR gene encoding transcriptional regulator CynR: protein MLLRHLRYLLAVADHGGFTRAAEVLHVSQPTLSQQIRQLEETLGVSLFDRTSRTVRPTDAGAAYIECARRVLVELAAGKRALHDVKDLSRGTLRLAMTPTFMAYLVGPLVRDYSARYPNIHLQIFELSMVDIEAGLANDTLDIAIAFDQARHADIESIPAFSETLGLMVGRNHPLYDCQVALTAEEVGQLEFALLTPDFATRTCIDEYFARARITPRVSIEVNSVNTLLEVIRHSTVATILPEPIATQERALHKLALLDAAPRRGAALLRRKNNYHSAASVAFMDLMLQSPCGPARHTPEDFQPGT, encoded by the coding sequence ATGTTGCTACGTCACTTGCGGTATCTGCTGGCGGTCGCTGACCACGGCGGCTTCACGCGCGCCGCCGAGGTGCTGCACGTCTCGCAGCCGACCCTGTCGCAACAGATTCGGCAACTGGAAGAAACCCTCGGTGTGAGTCTGTTCGACCGCACGTCTCGCACGGTCAGGCCGACGGATGCGGGCGCGGCCTATATTGAATGTGCCCGTCGGGTGCTGGTGGAACTGGCGGCCGGAAAGCGGGCGCTGCACGACGTCAAGGACCTCTCCCGCGGCACTTTGCGGCTGGCCATGACCCCGACGTTCATGGCTTACCTGGTCGGGCCGCTGGTGCGTGACTACAGCGCGCGATACCCGAATATCCATCTGCAGATCTTCGAGCTGTCGATGGTCGACATCGAGGCGGGGCTGGCCAATGACACCTTGGACATCGCCATCGCCTTCGATCAGGCCAGGCATGCCGATATCGAATCGATCCCGGCGTTCAGCGAGACACTGGGGCTGATGGTGGGGCGCAATCACCCGTTATACGACTGCCAGGTCGCACTGACGGCTGAGGAGGTCGGGCAACTGGAATTTGCTTTGTTGACCCCCGACTTTGCGACCCGTACGTGCATCGACGAGTACTTTGCCCGGGCCCGGATCACGCCCAGAGTGAGCATCGAGGTCAATTCGGTCAACACACTGCTGGAAGTGATCAGGCACTCGACCGTTGCCACCATTCTTCCGGAGCCCATCGCCACCCAGGAGCGTGCACTGCACAAGCTGGCGTTGTTGGACGCGGCGCCTCGGCGTGGGGCCGCGCTGTTGCGGCGCAAGAACAACTACCACAGTGCGGCATCCGTTGCCTTCATGGACCTTATGCTGCAGTCGCCGTGCGGGCCGGCACGGCACACGCCCGAGGATTTTCAGCCAGGGACCTGA
- a CDS encoding carbonic anhydrase, translating into MKALIEGFLKFQEEVFPQRTDLFKHLATTQHPGTLFITCSDSRVVPELLTQQEPGELFVIRNAGNIVPSYSPHPGGVSATVEYAVAVLGVKDIVICGHSDCGAMTAVAKCACMDHLPAVSGWLQHAESARVINGSRPHVDDAAKVSSMVRENVIAQLANIQTHPSVRLAQEKGLLNLHGWVYDIETGSIDALDADNRSFRSLAENPRACAVPARTATAA; encoded by the coding sequence ATGAAAGCGCTCATCGAAGGTTTCCTGAAGTTCCAGGAAGAGGTCTTCCCACAACGGACCGATCTGTTCAAACACCTGGCCACCACGCAACACCCAGGCACCTTGTTCATCACCTGCTCCGACAGCCGCGTGGTGCCTGAGCTGCTGACCCAGCAGGAGCCCGGCGAACTGTTCGTGATCCGCAATGCCGGTAATATCGTGCCTTCCTACAGCCCACATCCAGGCGGCGTCTCCGCCACGGTGGAATATGCCGTCGCGGTACTGGGCGTGAAGGACATCGTAATCTGTGGTCATTCCGATTGCGGCGCGATGACGGCCGTCGCCAAATGCGCTTGCATGGATCATCTGCCAGCGGTAAGCGGTTGGCTGCAACACGCCGAGTCGGCCAGGGTCATCAACGGGTCACGACCTCACGTCGATGACGCGGCGAAAGTCAGTTCGATGGTGCGTGAAAACGTCATCGCCCAATTGGCGAACATCCAGACGCACCCGAGCGTGCGGCTGGCCCAGGAGAAAGGCCTGCTGAACCTGCATGGCTGGGTCTACGACATCGAGACCGGATCCATCGATGCCCTGGACGCCGACAATCGCAGCTTCAGGTCCCTGGCTGAAAATCCTCGGGCGTGTGCCGTGCCGGCCCGCACGGCGACTGCAGCATAA
- the cynS gene encoding cyanase has protein sequence MQQSHAYNDTSLALTTEVLDAKARKNLSWQDLADDTGLSLAYVTAALLGQHPLPEHAAKVIGKKLDLTADSVARLQIIPLRGSLAGVPTDPTIYRFYEMIQIYGTTLKALVHEQFGDGIISAINFKLDIKKVEDPEGGSRAVITLDGKFLPLRPF, from the coding sequence ATGCAACAGTCCCACGCCTACAACGACACCAGCCTGGCCCTGACCACCGAAGTGCTGGATGCCAAGGCGCGCAAGAACCTGTCCTGGCAGGACCTGGCCGACGACACCGGCCTGAGCCTTGCCTACGTCACCGCAGCCCTGCTCGGCCAGCACCCGTTGCCGGAACACGCGGCCAAGGTGATTGGCAAGAAACTCGACCTGACCGCTGACTCGGTAGCCCGCCTGCAAATCATTCCCCTGCGCGGCAGCCTCGCCGGTGTGCCAACCGATCCAACGATCTATCGCTTCTACGAAATGATCCAGATCTACGGCACCACCCTCAAGGCGTTGGTCCATGAGCAGTTCGGCGACGGCATCATCAGCGCGATCAACTTCAAGCTCGATATCAAGAAAGTCGAGGACCCGGAAGGTGGCTCCCGCGCGGTGATCACACTGGACGGCAAGTTCCTGCCCCTGCGTCCGTTCTGA
- a CDS encoding GNAT family N-acetyltransferase yields MTSHETVVGRANEADLDGILALQAANQMARGGSLSASLPEARVVAMMQEMPLIVARRDGRITGFLMTTTRAMNADLPIVQAMFAAYQGAPNAYVYGPICVGEEERGKGLAQRMFADLRRLEPGREGILFIRKDNEPSLHAHLKMGMKEVASFPFNGFDFAVYSYIG; encoded by the coding sequence ATGACGAGTCATGAAACCGTTGTCGGCAGAGCCAATGAGGCCGATCTGGATGGAATCCTGGCGCTTCAGGCCGCGAATCAAATGGCCCGCGGCGGCTCGCTTTCAGCGAGCCTACCAGAGGCCCGTGTGGTGGCGATGATGCAGGAAATGCCTTTGATTGTTGCGCGTCGCGATGGCCGTATCACGGGTTTCTTGATGACCACCACGCGCGCGATGAATGCCGACCTGCCCATCGTACAGGCAATGTTCGCCGCTTATCAGGGCGCGCCGAACGCCTATGTCTATGGCCCGATCTGCGTAGGCGAGGAAGAGCGTGGCAAGGGCTTGGCCCAGCGAATGTTCGCGGATCTTCGGCGGCTCGAGCCAGGGCGCGAAGGTATTCTTTTCATACGCAAAGACAATGAACCGTCGCTCCATGCGCACTTGAAAATGGGGATGAAGGAGGTTGCTTCTTTTCCCTTCAATGGCTTCGACTTCGCTGTTTATTCGTACATTGGCTAG
- a CDS encoding GyrI-like domain-containing protein — protein sequence MTDTQKHYQARMQRVLDYIDLHLDDCLDLDTLSGVAAFSKYHFHRQFMATFSVPLNRYVQLARMKRASYKLAFREHETITQIAMGAGYGAPDAFARAFRQRVGQQPSSFRKSPDWQRWNTTFTPLHTARNRFMPTPYQPSDVQIRRVPTTPIAIMEHRGDPSTIGTTIQRFIAWRRSVGLIPPASPTFNVFHSDPHTTLPEDYRLDLCAGTDQPIVPNGETIKDGCIPAGRCAVLRVEGAADNLEPAALYLYKDWLPASGEEPGDFPLYCQRMTFFPDVAENEAVTELFLPLR from the coding sequence ATGACCGACACACAAAAGCACTACCAGGCCCGGATGCAGAGGGTGCTCGATTATATTGACCTGCATCTTGATGACTGCCTGGACCTGGATACGTTGAGCGGCGTCGCGGCTTTTTCGAAATACCATTTTCATCGGCAGTTCATGGCGACGTTCAGTGTGCCGTTGAATCGTTATGTGCAACTCGCTCGCATGAAGCGCGCCTCCTACAAACTGGCGTTTCGCGAACATGAAACGATTACGCAGATCGCCATGGGCGCCGGTTACGGTGCGCCTGACGCCTTCGCCCGTGCCTTTCGACAACGCGTGGGCCAACAACCGTCGAGTTTCCGCAAGTCTCCCGACTGGCAGCGTTGGAACACCACTTTCACACCATTGCACACTGCGAGGAACCGTTTCATGCCCACGCCCTATCAGCCCAGCGACGTGCAGATCCGCAGGGTACCCACAACGCCCATCGCCATCATGGAACACCGAGGCGATCCCTCGACGATCGGTACGACGATCCAGCGTTTCATTGCCTGGCGGCGCAGTGTCGGTCTGATTCCGCCGGCCAGCCCGACGTTCAACGTATTCCACTCTGACCCGCACACGACACTGCCGGAAGACTATCGCCTGGATTTATGCGCGGGAACGGACCAGCCCATCGTGCCGAACGGGGAAACGATCAAGGACGGCTGCATTCCGGCCGGTCGCTGTGCAGTCCTGCGGGTCGAGGGTGCAGCCGACAATCTCGAACCCGCTGCGTTGTACCTGTACAAGGACTGGCTGCCGGCCAGTGGTGAGGAACCGGGAGATTTTCCGCTCTATTGCCAGCGCATGACATTCTTTCCGGACGTTGCTGAGAACGAAGCCGTTACCGAGCTCTTTCTACCACTCAGATGA
- a CDS encoding VOC family protein: protein MISHVFLGIADFDRAFAFYSKVMAGLGLTLKFRDASKGWAGWVTESSPRPIFVIGKPFDGKANEPGNGQMVALLAPSREAVRNSYATALALGGTCEGEPGLRPHYHPDYYGAYFRDLDGNKLCVCCHDSAST from the coding sequence ATGATCTCTCATGTTTTTCTAGGTATCGCCGATTTTGATCGCGCCTTCGCGTTCTATTCAAAGGTCATGGCCGGGCTGGGCCTTACGTTGAAATTTCGCGATGCCAGCAAAGGCTGGGCTGGCTGGGTTACCGAGAGCTCACCTCGCCCGATCTTCGTGATTGGAAAACCGTTCGACGGCAAGGCAAACGAACCCGGCAACGGACAGATGGTGGCCCTGCTTGCGCCCAGTCGGGAAGCCGTCAGGAACAGCTATGCAACAGCTCTGGCACTGGGCGGGACTTGTGAGGGAGAACCTGGATTGAGACCCCACTACCACCCCGACTACTACGGCGCCTACTTTCGAGATCTCGACGGCAACAAGCTTTGTGTCTGCTGCCATGATTCAGCGTCGACTTAG
- a CDS encoding DMT family transporter, producing MNPNKSMTCTSLPRPAWYWLIPLPLLEAALLLSWSSGFIGARFSIDYAPALLVVFWRCVVVTLVLFPFVARELRRTSGVVLLKNAGIGLLAMAGYLAGITQGIALGVPAGLAALVADLLPLGLALLAAGVLRQRLAWQVWVGLLIGLLGAMLVTQGALARGNAPLWAYGLPLLGMLSLAVATLWQKDLTAEQSLGLLPNLWLQCCVSGLAFALVEGAHGSLAPLPSTGFALSVVWTAGLSTMGGYGLYWLCLRRATATRVASVLYLSPPVTMLWAWAMFNEPLSWQMASGMAISAIGIWLVVDTEARQTRRKRAERTS from the coding sequence ATGAACCCGAATAAATCGATGACATGCACGTCCCTGCCCAGGCCCGCCTGGTATTGGCTGATTCCATTGCCGTTACTCGAGGCCGCATTGCTTCTGTCATGGAGCTCCGGTTTCATCGGCGCGCGCTTTTCCATCGATTACGCGCCAGCACTGCTGGTGGTGTTCTGGCGTTGCGTGGTGGTCACGCTTGTCCTGTTCCCCTTCGTCGCCAGGGAGCTACGCCGAACCTCAGGTGTGGTGCTGTTGAAAAATGCCGGCATCGGCTTGCTGGCGATGGCGGGCTACCTGGCCGGTATCACCCAAGGCATTGCCCTGGGTGTACCGGCGGGCCTGGCCGCACTGGTCGCCGACCTATTGCCTCTGGGCCTGGCGCTGCTGGCTGCGGGCGTGCTCAGACAGCGACTGGCCTGGCAGGTCTGGGTCGGCCTGCTCATCGGTCTGCTCGGTGCCATGCTGGTGACCCAGGGCGCGCTGGCGCGGGGCAATGCGCCGTTGTGGGCCTATGGGCTGCCGCTGCTTGGCATGCTCTCGCTCGCCGTCGCGACCCTGTGGCAGAAGGATCTGACCGCCGAACAATCACTGGGCCTGCTGCCCAACCTGTGGTTGCAATGTTGCGTGTCAGGCCTTGCCTTCGCCCTGGTCGAGGGCGCCCATGGCAGCCTGGCGCCGCTGCCCAGCACAGGCTTTGCACTGAGCGTAGTGTGGACCGCGGGTCTATCGACGATGGGTGGCTATGGACTCTATTGGCTGTGCCTGCGCCGCGCGACGGCCACCCGAGTTGCCAGCGTCCTGTACCTCAGCCCGCCCGTTACGATGCTCTGGGCCTGGGCCATGTTCAACGAACCGCTTTCATGGCAGATGGCGTCGGGCATGGCGATATCCGCCATCGGCATCTGGCTGGTCGTCGATACCGAAGCCCGGCAGACCCGGCGCAAAAGGGCTGAGAGAACGTCGTAA